One segment of Maridesulfovibrio ferrireducens DNA contains the following:
- a CDS encoding GGDEF domain-containing protein produces the protein MKNNSSIGFPRLVILPIIFILTVSAIFLFHTIIVEQQRLNNVKQCLEDIRSDAYRIAGKNITTRTSYEAERLSNLIKKLKDIKKDNSFYTVINANNQNLINLAENFLKASINPQDIQPEQSILYLTNSLDEVIINTLVNIDKEYKASLRDTIKMEYSIIILICIFIVLQYFIADAYMKRRLIQQELEHQESESIIKKLSERDTLTNLPGRKKFYEEADREIATATRYSSDLVLIKMDIHDFKGINQKYGQKAGDKILARFARMVRKNLRRPDSFFRVGGDKFVILAPHTSSENAEKLADKINQLVKKDKTTSSISLKINTGIASCVKGCSSETLMKEVSSALKSSKIRGAGKVAVYEKPAD, from the coding sequence ATGAAAAATAATTCATCCATAGGTTTCCCTCGTCTCGTGATTTTACCCATTATTTTCATATTGACTGTTTCAGCAATATTCCTTTTTCATACTATTATAGTTGAGCAGCAACGACTGAACAATGTGAAGCAATGCCTCGAAGACATCCGCTCCGATGCGTACAGAATAGCAGGGAAAAATATTACAACACGCACATCCTATGAGGCTGAACGATTATCAAATCTTATCAAAAAGCTTAAAGATATTAAAAAAGACAATTCTTTTTACACTGTCATAAATGCCAACAACCAAAACCTGATAAACTTGGCTGAAAATTTTTTGAAAGCTTCTATAAATCCACAGGATATCCAACCTGAGCAATCAATTTTATACCTAACAAATTCCTTGGACGAAGTAATAATCAACACTCTGGTAAATATCGATAAAGAATACAAAGCTTCACTTCGTGATACAATCAAAATGGAATACAGCATTATTATTTTGATATGTATCTTTATCGTTCTTCAATATTTTATAGCTGACGCCTACATGAAACGAAGATTAATTCAGCAGGAATTGGAACATCAAGAATCTGAAAGCATTATCAAAAAGCTGTCCGAAAGAGACACTCTTACTAATCTTCCCGGCAGGAAAAAATTCTATGAGGAAGCTGACAGAGAAATTGCAACCGCTACCAGATACAGCTCAGATCTGGTACTCATCAAAATGGATATTCATGACTTTAAAGGAATAAATCAAAAATACGGACAGAAAGCCGGTGATAAAATCTTAGCCAGATTTGCTAGAATGGTTCGCAAAAATTTAAGACGACCTGACAGTTTTTTCCGCGTAGGCGGCGATAAATTTGTAATACTTGCACCACACACCTCAAGTGAAAACGCTGAAAAGCTTGCTGACAAAATCAACCAACTGGTTAAAAAAGATAAGACAACAAGTTCCATTTCACTTAAAATAAATACTGGCATTGCATCATGCGTCAAAGGCTGTTCATCCGAAACACTAATGAAAGAAGTTTCCTCCGCATTAAAATCATCTAAAATACGAGGAGCCGGTAAAGTTGCTGTTTATGAAAAACCAGCCGACTAA
- the gpt gene encoding xanthine phosphoribosyltransferase: protein MADNYRKTFLISWDKLHRDSRELSRRLLELGPFKGILAITRGGLVPAAILAREMDIRLIDTVCISTYDWKVQEKKSTVLKGFEGDGEGWLLVDDLVDTGKTAKLVREMVPKAHFATVYAKPEGRALVDTFITEVSQDTWILFPWDSETQFVQPIVKSSQGE, encoded by the coding sequence GTGGCAGATAATTATAGAAAAACTTTTCTGATTTCATGGGATAAGTTGCATAGAGATTCCAGAGAATTGTCGAGACGGCTTCTGGAACTTGGTCCTTTTAAAGGCATTTTAGCTATTACCCGTGGCGGGCTTGTTCCTGCTGCAATTTTAGCCCGCGAAATGGACATAAGACTTATCGACACGGTTTGCATTTCAACTTATGACTGGAAAGTGCAGGAAAAGAAATCTACTGTACTCAAAGGTTTTGAAGGGGACGGCGAAGGCTGGCTTCTGGTTGATGATCTTGTTGATACCGGCAAGACTGCCAAACTGGTCAGAGAAATGGTGCCTAAAGCTCATTTCGCCACCGTTTATGCCAAGCCTGAAGGTAGAGCTCTGGTTGATACTTTTATAACTGAGGTCAGTCAGGATACATGGATTTTATTTCCATGGGACAGCGAAACTCAGTTTGTACAGCCTATTGTAAAGAGTTCGCAGGGTGAATAA
- a CDS encoding BMP family ABC transporter substrate-binding protein, which yields MRKLMIMVIVAAMSVMMATVAFADAKKKVKVGFVYISPVADAGYSYAQDQGRLAIDKLPYVESSFVESVAEGTDSERVVLNFARKGYDVIFGTSFGYMDPMVKVSKKFPNVAFMHCSGFKTTPNMTNYFGRMYQARYLTGMVAGMMSKSNIIGYVAAFPIPEVIRGINAFTLGARAVNPKATVRVVWTKTWYDPALEKDAAISLLDMGADVITQHQDSPGPQEAAQERGKYSIGYNSDMARLAPKSHLTAAVWNWAPLFTNVVEQVRDGVWQGNESLWWGMDQGVVDIAPFGSMVPQNVQDKVNAAKAEIVAGNNAIFVGPLKNQAGKVIIPAGQTLDDPKLLGMSWFVEGVVGNTE from the coding sequence ATGCGTAAGTTAATGATCATGGTCATCGTTGCGGCAATGTCTGTAATGATGGCAACTGTTGCTTTTGCCGATGCCAAGAAAAAAGTCAAAGTTGGCTTTGTCTACATTTCTCCTGTTGCTGATGCCGGCTATTCATATGCTCAGGATCAGGGCCGTCTTGCTATTGATAAACTTCCTTATGTTGAATCTTCTTTTGTTGAGTCCGTTGCTGAAGGAACAGACTCCGAGCGCGTAGTTCTTAACTTCGCACGCAAAGGATACGACGTCATTTTCGGAACAAGCTTCGGTTACATGGACCCTATGGTCAAAGTTTCCAAGAAGTTCCCTAACGTTGCATTCATGCATTGCTCAGGATTCAAGACTACTCCTAATATGACCAACTATTTCGGCCGTATGTATCAGGCTCGTTACCTCACAGGTATGGTTGCCGGTATGATGAGCAAAAGCAACATCATCGGTTATGTTGCTGCTTTCCCGATTCCCGAAGTAATCCGCGGAATCAACGCATTCACCCTTGGTGCTCGCGCTGTGAATCCTAAAGCGACTGTTCGTGTTGTATGGACAAAGACTTGGTATGATCCTGCTCTTGAAAAAGACGCAGCTATCAGCCTTCTCGATATGGGTGCTGATGTTATTACTCAGCATCAGGATTCCCCCGGTCCTCAGGAAGCTGCACAGGAACGCGGAAAATACTCCATCGGTTACAACTCCGATATGGCTAGACTTGCTCCTAAATCTCACCTTACTGCCGCAGTCTGGAACTGGGCACCTCTCTTCACAAATGTTGTTGAGCAGGTTCGTGACGGTGTTTGGCAGGGTAATGAGTCTCTGTGGTGGGGCATGGATCAGGGCGTAGTTGATATCGCTCCTTTCGGTTCCATGGTTCCGCAGAATGTTCAGGACAAAGTTAATGCTGCCAAAGCTGAAATTGTTGCAGGCAACAATGCAATCTTTGTCGGTCCTCTTAAAAATCAGGCTGGCAAAGTAATTATTCCTGCCGGTCAGACTCTTGACGATCCTAAACTTCTCGGCATGTCTTGGTTTGTCGAAGGTGTCGTCGGAAACACAGAGTAA
- a CDS encoding ABC transporter permease: protein MLGYRLQKRDEPWNWGAPFIVVGALVLSLGASALLLELQGKSAVEGLFVLWQGSFGASWALEDALLKSIPIFLCALGVATAFRMQVWNIGAEGQFALGAIGATWAALNFPDLPGYLLMPLMFIMAAIFGGFWAYIPAILRLKLKVNEIISTLMLNYIAILLLEYLVFGVWKDPKSFGFPITPEFTSNAIIGQIGTSRLHWGFAVCVAAGIGMWAFMRYTRLGFEIKVAGEGERVSMYSRLPYGMLTILVMAVSGGLAGWAGCIETSAVVNRLQPSIMVGYGYTAIVVAWLARLHPLYIAISAYLLAALRVGVENLQLELQVPAAFGSIMEGLILMSVLAGQMLVTYKITRKK, encoded by the coding sequence ATGTTGGGTTATCGGTTACAAAAGCGCGATGAACCCTGGAACTGGGGCGCCCCGTTTATTGTCGTGGGCGCTCTGGTTCTTTCTTTAGGAGCGAGTGCGCTTCTACTTGAATTGCAGGGAAAATCAGCTGTGGAAGGACTTTTTGTGCTTTGGCAAGGGTCTTTTGGTGCGTCTTGGGCTTTGGAAGATGCCCTTTTAAAATCTATCCCTATTTTTCTTTGCGCACTTGGTGTTGCAACTGCATTCAGAATGCAGGTCTGGAATATCGGAGCAGAAGGACAGTTTGCCTTGGGAGCCATCGGTGCGACTTGGGCGGCCTTGAATTTTCCTGATCTTCCGGGTTACCTGCTCATGCCTTTAATGTTTATCATGGCTGCAATTTTTGGTGGATTCTGGGCTTATATCCCTGCCATTTTGCGTCTTAAGTTAAAGGTTAATGAAATCATTTCAACCTTGATGCTCAATTATATCGCCATACTCCTTCTGGAATATCTGGTTTTCGGAGTCTGGAAAGATCCTAAAAGTTTCGGTTTTCCGATTACGCCCGAGTTTACCTCGAATGCGATTATCGGTCAGATTGGAACCAGTCGACTGCATTGGGGGTTCGCTGTCTGTGTGGCGGCCGGGATTGGTATGTGGGCCTTTATGCGGTATACCCGTTTAGGCTTTGAGATAAAGGTTGCGGGGGAAGGTGAACGCGTTTCTATGTATTCACGCCTTCCTTACGGGATGCTCACTATTCTTGTTATGGCTGTTTCCGGCGGACTTGCCGGATGGGCCGGGTGTATTGAAACTTCCGCTGTCGTCAACAGGCTTCAGCCGAGTATCATGGTCGGGTACGGTTATACCGCAATTGTTGTGGCGTGGCTTGCCAGACTGCATCCTCTTTATATTGCTATTTCTGCTTATTTGCTTGCGGCTCTCAGGGTTGGAGTGGAAAATTTGCAGCTTGAACTTCAAGTGCCTGCCGCCTTCGGGTCGATCATGGAAGGACTTATTCTTATGTCGGTGCTTGCTGGACAAATGCTGGTTACATACAAGATAACACGGAAGAAATAG
- a CDS encoding ABC transporter permease — protein MLESFIVPLLAATVQSGTPILYATLGEILTEKGGVLNLGVEGMMSMAAFVAFFVSYTTGNPWLGFVCGGLAGSMMAMLHGFVCITCLGNQVVSGLALTILGVGLCHFLGTPYIGMSAAGFHKFSIPFISSIPYIGKIFFRQDTLVYVSYFIPLLLMLFINRTSMGLAITAVGEKPAAAAAAGLKAVRLRWMALLGGGFLIGLGGAYLSLAYTHLWANGLAGGRGWIAVALVIFAFWRPGRAVFGAYLFGGVMAFQLRLQAIGTHIPSSLLLMLPYALTILVLVFSAIRGRGGNSPAHLGINIEPEG, from the coding sequence ATGCTGGAAAGTTTTATTGTTCCTCTACTGGCTGCGACAGTTCAGTCCGGTACCCCTATTTTGTACGCAACTCTTGGTGAGATTCTCACTGAGAAGGGCGGCGTGCTTAATCTCGGAGTTGAGGGGATGATGAGTATGGCGGCTTTTGTTGCATTCTTTGTCAGCTATACAACCGGAAATCCATGGCTGGGATTTGTGTGCGGAGGTCTTGCCGGATCTATGATGGCAATGCTGCATGGTTTCGTTTGTATTACCTGTCTTGGTAATCAGGTTGTTTCAGGCCTTGCCTTAACTATACTCGGCGTAGGTCTTTGTCATTTTCTCGGGACTCCTTATATAGGGATGTCAGCAGCCGGATTCCATAAATTTTCTATCCCGTTTATTTCCTCTATTCCTTACATAGGAAAAATCTTTTTTAGACAGGATACTCTTGTCTATGTGTCCTACTTTATTCCACTTCTTTTAATGCTGTTTATTAACAGAACAAGTATGGGGTTAGCCATAACAGCTGTCGGAGAAAAGCCTGCTGCTGCCGCCGCTGCCGGACTTAAAGCCGTAAGACTGCGCTGGATGGCACTGCTTGGTGGTGGTTTTCTGATTGGTCTTGGCGGAGCATATCTTTCACTTGCATATACTCATCTATGGGCGAATGGCCTTGCAGGCGGTAGAGGATGGATTGCGGTTGCTCTGGTTATTTTTGCATTCTGGCGTCCGGGAAGAGCTGTTTTCGGAGCGTATCTTTTCGGCGGCGTAATGGCTTTTCAGCTTAGACTTCAAGCTATAGGTACACATATTCCTTCTTCACTTCTGTTGATGCTGCCGTATGCTCTTACTATTCTGGTGTTGGTTTTTTCCGCTATCAGAGGGCGCGGAGGAAATTCTCCTGCACATCTCGGAATTAACATTGAACCGGAAGGGTAG
- a CDS encoding ABC transporter ATP-binding protein, which translates to MNGQQDLTRPDSQKATGFADASPLISLKGLTKRFGKVVANDNISLDLYPGRIKALLGENGAGKSTLMSMLAGRFKPDEGYIEVDGVRADFTSSKDAIKAGIGMVYQHFMLVDTMTVAENVLLGQEGSFFVNPREMNDRVRKLAEDYELEIDPTARISDLSMGEKQRVEILKLLYRESRVLIFDEPTAVLTPREAFRLFEALWAMTRLGKSVVFISHKLEEVMAIADDVAILRRGKIDAEVPRDKITSKADLACRMVGKEILLEVNKEEVEIGDKVLEVKNMTGIGLRDISLDVHKGEIVAIVGVAGNGQQELVEGVSGLRKPPKDTIFIMNKPWRKFFAEMTWNNSMSYIPEDRLDLATARNLDLVDNLLLTTRQGFSAGPILQRDKAAKVAEALVKEYDVRPGRIQALAWQLSGGNLQKMVLARELYRQPHLIVAEQPTQGLDISATEEVWNKLLEARKMAGILLITGDLGEAIQLADRIAVMYCGQIMDEFHVSDTAKLDKIGLLMAGVRE; encoded by the coding sequence ATGAATGGACAACAGGATTTAACCCGTCCGGACTCTCAAAAAGCAACAGGATTTGCTGACGCTTCTCCGTTGATATCCTTAAAAGGTCTCACCAAGCGGTTCGGTAAAGTCGTTGCGAATGATAATATTTCACTTGATCTGTATCCCGGTCGTATCAAGGCATTACTTGGTGAAAACGGAGCAGGTAAAAGTACTTTGATGAGTATGCTCGCCGGACGCTTTAAGCCTGACGAAGGTTATATTGAAGTCGATGGTGTGCGCGCAGATTTTACATCTTCAAAGGATGCTATTAAAGCCGGAATAGGTATGGTTTATCAGCATTTTATGCTGGTCGATACCATGACGGTTGCTGAGAATGTACTTCTCGGTCAGGAAGGATCTTTTTTTGTTAATCCTCGTGAAATGAATGATAGAGTCCGTAAACTCGCAGAAGATTACGAGCTTGAAATTGATCCTACTGCCAGAATTTCTGATCTCTCCATGGGAGAGAAACAGCGCGTTGAAATTTTAAAGTTACTCTATAGAGAAAGTCGGGTTCTTATTTTTGATGAACCTACGGCTGTGCTCACTCCTCGCGAAGCATTCCGTCTTTTCGAGGCTCTCTGGGCTATGACTAGACTCGGCAAATCAGTTGTTTTCATCAGTCATAAGCTTGAAGAGGTTATGGCAATCGCTGATGACGTAGCTATTTTGCGCCGCGGAAAAATTGATGCGGAAGTGCCAAGAGATAAAATTACATCAAAAGCGGATCTCGCTTGCCGGATGGTCGGTAAAGAGATTTTGCTTGAAGTAAATAAAGAAGAAGTTGAGATAGGTGATAAGGTTCTTGAAGTAAAGAACATGACCGGAATAGGGCTTCGCGACATCAGTCTTGATGTACATAAGGGCGAAATTGTCGCCATAGTCGGTGTTGCTGGAAATGGTCAGCAAGAGCTCGTAGAGGGCGTAAGCGGACTTCGTAAGCCTCCCAAAGATACAATTTTTATAATGAACAAGCCTTGGCGTAAGTTTTTTGCGGAAATGACGTGGAATAATTCTATGTCATATATCCCCGAGGACCGGCTTGATCTTGCTACTGCCCGAAATTTGGATCTGGTAGATAATTTGCTCTTAACAACCCGTCAGGGTTTCTCTGCCGGGCCCATACTCCAACGCGATAAAGCAGCAAAAGTCGCAGAAGCACTTGTCAAAGAATATGACGTTCGTCCCGGCAGAATTCAGGCTCTGGCCTGGCAGCTTTCAGGAGGAAACTTGCAAAAGATGGTATTGGCTCGCGAGCTTTATCGTCAGCCTCATCTTATAGTAGCTGAACAGCCTACTCAGGGACTTGATATTTCTGCCACTGAGGAAGTTTGGAATAAGCTTCTGGAAGCCCGTAAGATGGCCGGAATACTGCTTATAACCGGAGATTTGGGTGAAGCTATTCAGTTGGCCGATCGTATAGCTGTGATGTATTGTGGGCAAATTATGGATGAATTCCATGTGTCTGATACTGCTAAGCTTGATAAAATTGGGTTGTTGATGGCAGGTGTCAGGGAATAA
- a CDS encoding cytochrome c3 family protein codes for MKSNFLYVGVAVVFAVLVIIYATTTSHLSEEIASISSDKADITNPVLTVSFPVTFEFKRPAELNKTRFSQVKFSHFNHQDVSCVKCHHTWDGKAPVKSCATDGCHNELKAKGETESYFKAFHTLHSDRSCRGCHAEMNKAGKTELKLAPCANNACHVIVPRVAATN; via the coding sequence ATGAAGAGTAATTTTTTGTATGTAGGAGTGGCAGTTGTATTTGCCGTTCTAGTTATTATTTATGCGACCACCACTAGTCATTTAAGTGAAGAGATCGCCAGTATCTCTTCCGATAAAGCCGATATCACCAACCCTGTGTTGACTGTCAGCTTCCCTGTAACATTTGAGTTTAAACGCCCTGCTGAGTTGAACAAAACACGTTTTTCTCAGGTTAAATTCTCTCACTTTAATCATCAGGATGTTTCCTGTGTGAAATGTCATCACACTTGGGATGGCAAAGCTCCTGTTAAGAGTTGTGCCACTGATGGTTGTCATAATGAGTTAAAAGCTAAGGGTGAAACTGAGTCCTACTTCAAGGCGTTCCATACTCTGCATAGCGACCGCAGTTGCCGCGGATGTCATGCTGAGATGAACAAAGCCGGTAAGACAGAGTTGAAGCTTGCTCCTTGTGCCAACAATGCTTGCCATGTAATCGTGCCAAGAGTTGCTGCTACGAATTAG
- a CDS encoding TetR/AcrR family transcriptional regulator: MTRLKVEENKKVRRSAVDLLDAGLHLLAEHSIQQLTIDALCKQLDVTKGSFYHHFKGRDDYLERMLEHWVEEWTIGSMQHVSATSVSAAERFDAIVDKSNDLPHGPETSIRAWAQIDPLARSYLEKVDSTRMNYLYEMFNEVSGDHDRALLLSRISYSLFVGTRMVAPAILGEERDAIIKLMKNELYGM; the protein is encoded by the coding sequence TTGACTCGATTAAAAGTTGAAGAAAATAAAAAGGTTCGCCGCAGCGCAGTTGATTTGCTTGATGCGGGGCTGCATTTGTTAGCTGAGCATAGTATTCAGCAGTTAACTATTGATGCTTTATGTAAGCAACTGGATGTAACTAAGGGCTCCTTTTATCACCACTTTAAAGGGCGAGATGATTATCTTGAGCGGATGCTTGAACATTGGGTGGAGGAATGGACAATCGGAAGTATGCAACATGTTTCCGCAACTTCTGTCAGTGCCGCAGAGCGTTTTGATGCAATTGTAGATAAATCCAATGATCTGCCGCACGGGCCTGAAACAAGTATTCGGGCTTGGGCTCAAATTGATCCATTAGCGCGGAGTTATCTCGAAAAGGTTGATTCAACTCGTATGAATTATTTGTATGAAATGTTTAATGAAGTCTCAGGAGATCATGATCGCGCGTTGCTTTTGTCACGGATCAGTTATTCCCTTTTTGTGGGGACAAGAATGGTTGCACCCGCAATTTTGGGTGAAGAGCGTGATGCTATAATAAAATTGATGAAAAATGAATTGTACGGCATGTAG
- a CDS encoding pyridoxamine 5'-phosphate oxidase family protein: protein MQSEVSWDEVTALFGKVQHVSIATVDADGTPRVSPIGSVLFSEEGCGYYFEKFPKSMRSNLDRDPRMSIMAVHPGIGFWVGALWRGRFKAQSAIRLVCEAGERRKATQEERNAWLTKVRPFRFFKGHDMLWKDMSDLREFKVIRVEPVELGTMNP, encoded by the coding sequence ATGCAGTCTGAAGTTTCATGGGATGAAGTGACCGCTCTTTTTGGTAAAGTTCAGCATGTTTCAATTGCAACCGTTGACGCGGACGGAACTCCAAGGGTTTCTCCGATCGGGTCTGTTCTTTTCAGCGAAGAAGGGTGCGGATATTATTTCGAGAAATTTCCTAAAAGTATGAGGTCTAATCTTGATCGTGATCCAAGGATGAGCATTATGGCTGTGCATCCGGGAATTGGATTTTGGGTAGGCGCATTGTGGCGGGGGCGGTTTAAAGCTCAGTCTGCAATTCGTCTGGTTTGTGAGGCTGGCGAGCGCCGCAAGGCTACGCAGGAAGAGCGCAACGCTTGGCTTACTAAAGTACGTCCTTTCCGGTTCTTTAAAGGGCATGATATGCTTTGGAAGGATATGAGCGATTTGCGCGAATTCAAAGTAATTCGTGTTGAGCCTGTTGAATTGGGGACGATGAACCCATGA
- a CDS encoding DUF2867 domain-containing protein, with protein sequence MKDEMKIVRSIPVLRELVDGADYVDSKAFMGACSMNDFLVRMITYQPAWLRMLYRVRGVVAKLMGLKHDVVAYDNKKEKLDFAAGGKVDFFTSVDFKPDQYWVGEASDKHLNGYIGVVAEPLESGEVRFHSFTVVNFRHWTGPIYFNLIRPFHHIVVHCMGKYAAKG encoded by the coding sequence ATGAAAGATGAAATGAAAATCGTTCGCTCTATCCCTGTTTTAAGAGAGTTGGTGGACGGTGCTGATTATGTGGATTCAAAAGCATTCATGGGCGCATGTTCAATGAATGACTTTCTGGTGCGTATGATTACGTATCAGCCAGCATGGTTACGCATGCTTTATAGAGTAAGGGGAGTTGTTGCTAAATTAATGGGGCTTAAGCATGACGTGGTTGCTTATGATAATAAAAAAGAAAAATTAGATTTTGCTGCCGGAGGCAAAGTGGATTTCTTTACCTCGGTAGATTTTAAACCTGATCAATACTGGGTCGGTGAAGCAAGCGACAAGCACTTAAACGGTTATATAGGAGTTGTCGCAGAACCTCTTGAATCCGGAGAAGTTCGGTTCCATTCTTTTACTGTGGTCAATTTTCGCCATTGGACGGGGCCGATATATTTTAACTTAATTCGCCCTTTTCATCATATTGTGGTGCATTGCATGGGGAAATATGCAGCAAAAGGTTAA
- a CDS encoding amidohydrolase family protein has protein sequence MYYDVHTHAFHPKISQKVLSQLNSHYGINAVGTGLVEDLLMRADRAGLDKVIIHTAATEPAQVVPANNWSLELQKSDPRIISFGTMHPDYDDPEKEFARLERNGIKGLKFHPDFQSFFMDDPKFYRLLEMIEGRFIAMFHIGDKLPPEQNPSCPVKLKKILQNFPKLTAIAAHMGGLYHWKWVVDYLAGSDVYMDTSSALPFMDKSLLQEIMRKHPREKILFGSDYPLYDPGESMKELQYKLKLKDSELEIHLSAADNLLNG, from the coding sequence ATGTACTACGACGTTCACACTCACGCTTTTCATCCCAAAATATCTCAAAAAGTTCTATCACAACTGAACAGCCATTACGGTATAAATGCCGTCGGCACAGGTTTAGTTGAAGACCTGCTCATGCGGGCCGATAGGGCTGGACTGGATAAAGTAATAATCCATACAGCTGCAACTGAACCGGCACAGGTTGTTCCCGCCAACAACTGGTCTTTAGAACTGCAAAAGAGCGACCCGCGCATAATATCTTTCGGAACTATGCACCCTGATTATGATGATCCTGAAAAGGAATTTGCACGCCTTGAAAGGAATGGAATCAAGGGACTTAAGTTTCACCCCGACTTTCAGTCCTTTTTCATGGATGACCCTAAATTTTATCGATTGCTTGAAATGATTGAAGGCAGATTTATTGCCATGTTTCATATCGGAGATAAACTTCCTCCTGAACAGAATCCTTCATGCCCCGTTAAGCTCAAAAAGATTCTGCAAAACTTCCCGAAATTGACAGCCATTGCGGCCCACATGGGGGGATTATATCACTGGAAATGGGTGGTGGATTATTTAGCCGGAAGCGATGTTTATATGGACACTTCAAGCGCACTGCCCTTTATGGATAAGAGCCTGCTTCAAGAAATAATGAGAAAACACCCGCGCGAAAAAATCCTTTTCGGCAGTGACTATCCTCTTTACGATCCAGGTGAATCGATGAAAGAATTGCAATATAAACTTAAATTGAAAGACAGCGAACTTGAAATTCACCTAAGCGCTGCCGACAATCTGTTAAACGGTTAA
- a CDS encoding acyl-CoA thioesterase → MTINKDFPTPDAWFNHSVSYGETDAMGVVYYAEYLHFFERSRSHIIRERGMSYSLVEEKGIFLPVREASCRYRTPAHYDDMLNIHVGIGEWKRASVIFVYDIYKNDRTIHVANGFTEHACVNPEGRPVRIPEWLREIF, encoded by the coding sequence ATGACTATTAATAAAGATTTTCCAACTCCTGACGCATGGTTCAACCACAGTGTTTCTTATGGTGAAACAGACGCAATGGGAGTCGTTTACTACGCTGAGTACCTTCACTTTTTCGAAAGGTCACGCAGTCACATTATTCGTGAAAGAGGAATGAGCTATTCCTTAGTTGAAGAAAAAGGCATCTTTTTACCTGTCAGGGAAGCCTCTTGCAGATATCGCACGCCGGCCCATTACGATGACATGTTGAATATACATGTCGGTATAGGTGAATGGAAAAGAGCCTCTGTTATTTTTGTCTACGACATATACAAAAACGACCGAACCATACATGTCGCCAACGGTTTTACAGAACATGCCTGCGTAAATCCGGAAGGTCGTCCAGTCAGAATCCCTGAATGGCTTAGAGAAATATTCTAA